From a region of the Panicum virgatum strain AP13 chromosome 2K, P.virgatum_v5, whole genome shotgun sequence genome:
- the LOC120671631 gene encoding U-box domain-containing protein 33-like isoform X1 codes for MDEEEVHIAVGKNSRKEKANILWTAANFPRATIVLVHVHWPSKWMPFMGGKVLYKFADEKEKEMHRGRETKAMVNMLSQYKNLCGTRKVSAHYITHDDTVAGVVSLVKKLKIKRIVIGSRNMSRQVALRQCCQVWVVLNGKHISTSNDHLEHIGNIGYGGSSDILASIHEIGEESDGYMTPPSDLADEIMDDEELNEMDDSDQLVMGDETMTEQGTEESIASDEKENSAEEDADQSNEIQSFRNITEKAEKIMEEIDRLQKKLKELQGEGPNRGARSLSPRQMAASLKRKSLSEPRYPELQIPENIERFSTSQLGKATDHFHSRNFIGEGGYGPVYKGKLGETPVAIKMLKPHGRQGFPEYQQEVMALSKLEHPHIVRLMGVCPESCSLVYEHLPNGTLLERLSKGLLWKDRVRILTEQRSALAYLHSRRPHAIIHADLKLTNILLDAGNVSRLGDFGTARAVHVKPLEEETIGRRTNPMGTTGYMDPVFFMTGELTTESDVYAFGVVILQLLTGLLDLNVAEQAREAVKMDAVHSVLDVSAGAWPEVQAERLLKLALRCCSLERKRRPAITSDAEWRSLDILRAMATPASKSWKRNSHGS; via the exons ATGGATGAGGAAGAGGTACATATCGCGGTGGGGAAGAACTCAAGAAAGGAGAAAGCTAACATACTATGGACTGCTGCGAATTTCCCGAGGGCCACCATAGTTCTTGTCCATGTTCACTGGCCCTCCAAGTGGATGCCCTTCA TGGGTGGCAAAGTTCTATACAAGTTTGCGGATGAAAAGGAGAAGGAGATGCATAGAGGCAGAGAAACAAAAGCTATGGTCAACATGTTATCACAGTACAAAAATCTGTGTGGTACAAGAAAG GTTAGCGCACATTACATCACACATGATGACACTGTTGCTGGTGTTGTGAGCCTGGTAAAGAAGCTCAAAATTAAGAGAATCGTCATTGGTTCAAG GAACATGTCAAGGCAAGTGGCGCTTCGCCAATGCTGTCAGGTTTGGGTGGTACTCAATGGCAAACACATCTCCACCAG CAACGATCACTTGGAGCACATTGGAAATATTGGATATGGAGGGAGCTCAGATATTTTAGCATCTATACATGAGATAGGTGAGGAATCTGATGGGTACATGACACCACCAAGTGACCTC GCTGATGAAATCATGGATGATGAGGAACTGAATGAAATGGATGATTCTGATCAATTAGTAATG GGAGATGAAACAATGACTGAACAAGGCACAGAGGAATCAATTGCTTCCGACGAGAAGGAAAACTCTGCTGAAGAGGATGCTGACCAATCTAATGAGATACAGAGTTTCAGAAATATAACTGAAAAGGCTGAAAAAATCATG GAGGAAATAGACAGACTACAAAAGAAACTGAAAGAGCTGCAAGGAGAGGGCCCTAATCGTGGAGCGAGGAGTTTGTCACCCAGACAAATGGCTGCTTCGTTGAAGCGGAAAAGCCTATCAGAACCTAGATACCCAGAGTTACAAATTCCAGAGAACATTGAACGATTCTCAACGTCGCAGCTTGGAAAAGCGACCGATCACTTCCATTCAAGAAATTTCATAGGAGAAGGAGGTTATGGTCCAGTTTACAAAGGCAAACTGGGTGAGACGCCAGTGGCTATCAAGATGCTAAAGCCCCATGGCAGACAAGGTTTCCCTGAGTATCAGCAAGAG GTGATGGCGCTGAGCAAATTGGAGCACCCGCACATCGTGAGGCTGATGGGCGTGTGCCCCGAGTCGTGCAGCCTCGTTTACGAGCACCTCCCCAACGGCACGCTCCTGGAGAGGCTCTCCAAGGGCCTCCTATGGAAGGACCGCGTCAGGATCCTCACCGAGCAGCGCTCGGCGCTGGCGTACCTCCACTCCAGGCGCCCCCACGCCATCATCCACGCCGACCTGAAGCTGACCAACATCCTCCTGGACGCCGGCAACGTGAGCCGGCTGGGGGACTTCGGGACAGCGCGTGCGGTGCACGTGAAGCCGCTGGAGGAGGAAACCATTGGCCGGCGCACCAACCCGATGGGCACGACGGGGTACATGGACCCCGTGTTCTTCATGACCGGCGAGCTCACCACGGAGTCGGACGTGTATGCATTCGGCGTGGTGATCCTGCAGCTGCTCACTGGACTCCTGGACCTCAACGTCGCGGAGCAGGCGCGTGAGGCGGTGAAGATGGACGCCGTGCACAGCGTGCTGGACGTGTCCGCGGGGGCCTGGCCGGAGGTGCAGGCCGAGCGGCTGCTCAAGCTGGCGCTGAGGTGCTGCAGCCTGGAGAGGAAGCGCCGGCCGGCGATCACATCCGATGCCGAGTGGAGATCGCTCGACATCCTACGGGCCATGGCAACGCCAGCTAGTAAATCCTGGAAAAGGAATTCCCATGGAAGCTGA
- the LOC120671631 gene encoding U-box domain-containing protein 33-like isoform X2 encodes MVSAHYITHDDTVAGVVSLVKKLKIKRIVIGSRNMSRQVALRQCCQVWVVLNGKHISTSNDHLEHIGNIGYGGSSDILASIHEIGEESDGYMTPPSDLADEIMDDEELNEMDDSDQLVMGDETMTEQGTEESIASDEKENSAEEDADQSNEIQSFRNITEKAEKIMEEIDRLQKKLKELQGEGPNRGARSLSPRQMAASLKRKSLSEPRYPELQIPENIERFSTSQLGKATDHFHSRNFIGEGGYGPVYKGKLGETPVAIKMLKPHGRQGFPEYQQEVMALSKLEHPHIVRLMGVCPESCSLVYEHLPNGTLLERLSKGLLWKDRVRILTEQRSALAYLHSRRPHAIIHADLKLTNILLDAGNVSRLGDFGTARAVHVKPLEEETIGRRTNPMGTTGYMDPVFFMTGELTTESDVYAFGVVILQLLTGLLDLNVAEQAREAVKMDAVHSVLDVSAGAWPEVQAERLLKLALRCCSLERKRRPAITSDAEWRSLDILRAMATPASKSWKRNSHGS; translated from the exons atg GTTAGCGCACATTACATCACACATGATGACACTGTTGCTGGTGTTGTGAGCCTGGTAAAGAAGCTCAAAATTAAGAGAATCGTCATTGGTTCAAG GAACATGTCAAGGCAAGTGGCGCTTCGCCAATGCTGTCAGGTTTGGGTGGTACTCAATGGCAAACACATCTCCACCAG CAACGATCACTTGGAGCACATTGGAAATATTGGATATGGAGGGAGCTCAGATATTTTAGCATCTATACATGAGATAGGTGAGGAATCTGATGGGTACATGACACCACCAAGTGACCTC GCTGATGAAATCATGGATGATGAGGAACTGAATGAAATGGATGATTCTGATCAATTAGTAATG GGAGATGAAACAATGACTGAACAAGGCACAGAGGAATCAATTGCTTCCGACGAGAAGGAAAACTCTGCTGAAGAGGATGCTGACCAATCTAATGAGATACAGAGTTTCAGAAATATAACTGAAAAGGCTGAAAAAATCATG GAGGAAATAGACAGACTACAAAAGAAACTGAAAGAGCTGCAAGGAGAGGGCCCTAATCGTGGAGCGAGGAGTTTGTCACCCAGACAAATGGCTGCTTCGTTGAAGCGGAAAAGCCTATCAGAACCTAGATACCCAGAGTTACAAATTCCAGAGAACATTGAACGATTCTCAACGTCGCAGCTTGGAAAAGCGACCGATCACTTCCATTCAAGAAATTTCATAGGAGAAGGAGGTTATGGTCCAGTTTACAAAGGCAAACTGGGTGAGACGCCAGTGGCTATCAAGATGCTAAAGCCCCATGGCAGACAAGGTTTCCCTGAGTATCAGCAAGAG GTGATGGCGCTGAGCAAATTGGAGCACCCGCACATCGTGAGGCTGATGGGCGTGTGCCCCGAGTCGTGCAGCCTCGTTTACGAGCACCTCCCCAACGGCACGCTCCTGGAGAGGCTCTCCAAGGGCCTCCTATGGAAGGACCGCGTCAGGATCCTCACCGAGCAGCGCTCGGCGCTGGCGTACCTCCACTCCAGGCGCCCCCACGCCATCATCCACGCCGACCTGAAGCTGACCAACATCCTCCTGGACGCCGGCAACGTGAGCCGGCTGGGGGACTTCGGGACAGCGCGTGCGGTGCACGTGAAGCCGCTGGAGGAGGAAACCATTGGCCGGCGCACCAACCCGATGGGCACGACGGGGTACATGGACCCCGTGTTCTTCATGACCGGCGAGCTCACCACGGAGTCGGACGTGTATGCATTCGGCGTGGTGATCCTGCAGCTGCTCACTGGACTCCTGGACCTCAACGTCGCGGAGCAGGCGCGTGAGGCGGTGAAGATGGACGCCGTGCACAGCGTGCTGGACGTGTCCGCGGGGGCCTGGCCGGAGGTGCAGGCCGAGCGGCTGCTCAAGCTGGCGCTGAGGTGCTGCAGCCTGGAGAGGAAGCGCCGGCCGGCGATCACATCCGATGCCGAGTGGAGATCGCTCGACATCCTACGGGCCATGGCAACGCCAGCTAGTAAATCCTGGAAAAGGAATTCCCATGGAAGCTGA